In Erpetoichthys calabaricus chromosome 15, fErpCal1.3, whole genome shotgun sequence, one DNA window encodes the following:
- the LOC114666055 gene encoding hydroxycarboxylic acid receptor 2-like: MSTQNNNMHCLIQQTDAASILTPVLIIEFILGLPGNAMALWVFCFSLKTWKPLTVYLLNLVLADFLLIISLPFRIDNFMRKEHWIFGGGFCRINLFMLTVNRSASIGFMTLVAIDRYFKIVLPHHRLSHLSIRYSAGISFIMWALVLALRCPLLSNNLLYMSGNMSLCRSFSHNSNLTSEMKLHYGVYIFEFFIPFGILLFCTFRITWILKFRQLDKSNKVQKAIKVLILILLFFTICFMPGILSGLITLLIKKFFPENCKAYNAFATFFSISIAFTYLNSVLDPIIYCFSSSLFLNTLKKSINSLGLCHLALDRKSSYVSDSDRNTS; encoded by the coding sequence ATGTCCACCCAAAACAACAATATGCACTGCTTGATCCAGCAAACTGATGCAGCCAGTATCTTGACCCCTGTGCTCATCATAGAGTTTATATTGGGCCTGCCTGGGAATGCAATGGCTCTCTGGGTCTTTTGCTTCTCCCTGAAAACCTGGAAGCCCCTCACCGTCTATCTGCTGAACCTAGTGCTGGCTGACTTCCTCCTTATTATCTCCCTGCCCTTCAGGATTGACAACTTCATGAGGAAAGAACACTGGATCTTTGGAGGCGGTTTTTGTCGGATTAATCTCTTCATGCTGACTGTGAACCGCTCCGCCAGCATTGGATTCATGACTCTAGTGGCGATCGATCGCTACTTTAAGATTGTCTTGCCACACCACCGGCTCAGTCACCTGTCCATCAGGTATTCAGCTGGCATTTCCTTTATTATGTGGGCACTGGTCTTGGCTTTGAGGTGTCCATTACTGAGCAACAATCTTCTTTATATGAGCGGCAATATGTCTCTATGCCGGAGTTTTAGCCACAACTCTAACTTGACTTCTGAAATGAAGCTGCACTATGGGGtctacatttttgaattcttcataCCATTTGGCATCCTGCTCTTCTGTACATTTAGGATCACATGGATACTGAAGTTTCGCCAGTTAGACAAGTCAAACAAAGTCCAGAAAGCCATTAAAGTGCTTATACTCATTTTACTGTTCTTCACCATCTGCTTCATGCCAGGCATTCTGTCAGGACTGATTACCCTTCTGATCAAAAAGTTCTTTCCAGAAAACTGCAAGGCCTATAACGCCTTTGCCACATTCTTCAGCATATCCATTGCTTTTACGTACCTGAACAGTGTCCTGGATCCAATCATCTACTGCTTCTCTAGTTCTTTGTTCTTAAATACCTTGAAGAAGTCAATCAATTCACTAGGACTCTGTCATCTTGCTCTGGACCGAAAATCAAGTTATGTAAGTGACAGTGACAGGAATACCTCGTGA